One window of Dermacentor andersoni chromosome 7, qqDerAnde1_hic_scaffold, whole genome shotgun sequence genomic DNA carries:
- the LOC129385484 gene encoding boophilin-H2-like: MKLYLFLALLGTALAVTNFEKQCGPKAEVGVCRAALPRYWFNKETGECELFYYGGCGGNENRYLTQEKCEETCLDKKPIQKSYVADEAYIGITDELMAAAANSVCRKQPHPGPCMGSFPRFYYDQNTNSCRLFLYGGCDSNGNNFESPIDCMRLCGSTKPGEPMPRVP, encoded by the exons ATGAAGCTGTACTTGTTCCTGGCGCTTCTAGGCACCGCACTCG CGGTGACAAACTTTGAGAAGCAATGCGGACCGAAGGCCGAGGTCGGGGTTTGCAGAGCTGCGCTGCCGAGGTATTGGTTTAACAAGGAGACTGGCGAATGCGAACTGTTCTATTACGGAGGCTGTGGCGGCAACGAGAACCGATACCTGACGCAAGAGAAGTGCGAAGAGACATGCCTAGACAAAAAAC CCATCCAGAAGTCATACGTTGCTGATGAGGCTTACATTGGTATCACGGATGAACTCATGGCTG CTGCCGCAAATTCCGTGTGTCGAAAACAACCGCATCCTGGTCCTTGCATGGGTTCCTTCCCGCGCTTCTACTACGACCAGAACACCAACTCTTGCCGTCTCTTCCTCTATGGAGGATGCGACAGCAACGGCAACAATTTCGAATCGCCCATAGACTGCATGCGTCTGTGCGGATCCACGAAGCCTGGAGAGCCCATGCCGCGAGTTCCATAG